In the genome of Oncorhynchus gorbuscha isolate QuinsamMale2020 ecotype Even-year linkage group LG05, OgorEven_v1.0, whole genome shotgun sequence, the window tgactctgtaccgtaacaccctgtatatagcctccacattgactctgtaccgtaacaccctgtatatagccaccacattgactctgtaccgtaacaccctgtatatagcctccacattgactctgtaccagtaccccctgtatatagcgtccacattgactctgtaccgtaacaccctgtatatagcctccacattgactctgtaccgtaacaccctgtatatagcctccacattgactctgtaccgtaacaccctgtatatagcctccacattgactctgtaccgtaacaccctgtatatagcctccacattgactctgtaccgtaacaccctgtataaagccccactattgttattttctgctgctcttttattttttgttattcttatctcttacttttttggggggttattttcttaaaactgcctcgttggttaagggcttgtaagtcagcatgtcactgtgaggtctaccgtTGCAttcagcacgtgacaaataaacatttgaTTCGACTCACAAACAgctgatagagaggagagggtagaggaccGACGGATTAGAGtgtagggccagtaaccaaaaggttgctagattgaatccccaagctgaacaaggtaaaaaaaaaatctgtcgttctgccccctgaacaaggcagttaacccactgttcctagaccagttaacccactgttcctagaccagttaacccactgttcctagaccagttaacccactgttcctagaccagttaacccactgttcctagaccagttaacccactgttcctagaccagttaacccactgttcctagaccagttaacccactgttcctagaccagttaacccactgttcctagaccagttaacccactgttcctagaccagttaacccactgttcctagaccagttaacccactgttcctagaccagttaacccactgttcctagaccagttaacccactgttcctagaccagttaacccactgttcctagaccagttaacccactgttcctagaccagttaacccactgttcctagaccagttaacccactgttcctagaccagttaacccactgttcctagaccagttaacccactgttcctagaccagttaacccactgttcctagaccagttaacccactgttcctagaccagttaacccactgttcctagaccagttaacccactgttcctagaccagttaacccactgttcctagaccgtcgttgtaaatatgaatttgttcttaactgacttgccaagttaaataaaggtgaaataaaatcaaaCCTGTCTGACTGCTGTAGAAGCCACTGTAGCTGGGAGAATGACTGGGCCAGGAGGGCTGCTCTGACAGGGAAGGTGACTGGATGTCTTAGGGTCCGACACActgcctccatctccctcaccatCTCCCAGCTGTACCCTGTGGGGCAGAGAAGTTATGAAGACATCATACGGCTCCTACATACTTATATGTTATTAAACATTATACCTGCAAATTATATTTACCAGGTAAGATGAATGACTACAGCCGCGGCAGGTAGCTGGTAGCAGGTATGACGTAAAACGCCAGCTCGTCTGTGTTCAGGTAACTCACCTGGGTTGTGTGTATCTGCAGTCCAGCCCGTTGTCCAGCCCAGGGAGAGAACATCACCATGGGAACCAGGGGTCACAGCTGCCTCCAGGAAGACTTTGGGGTCAAGGGGTGTGGCCTTGCCTCCAGGGCCTGGCAGGATGTCAGCATTGATCCACACGGGACCACGGAGCTCAGCCCGAACCTCGTCTAATAACACCATGGATGGAGCGACCGCTGCCAGGCTGGGATGAACAACCAATGGGATCACACAAAATATGGACCGTTTCCATGGACACAACTTAACCCTGGTCGTGGATTGGAAAATCTCCACTGaaatatactgaacagaaatataaaaacGCAACCATTTCTACAAttctactgagttacagttcagaaggaaaatcagtcaattaaaacaaattcattaggtcctaatctatggatttcacatgactgggaatacagatatgtatctgttggtcacagacaccttacACAAAAAGTAAtggagtggatcagaaaaccagtcagtatctggtgtgaccactatttgcctcatgcagcacaactccttcacatagagttgatcaggctgttgattgtggcctgtgaaatgttgtctcactcctcttcaatggctgttcaaagttgctggatattggcatcAGTTCTGGACATGGAcaggaacacgctgtcatacacgtcaatccagagcatcccacacatgctcaatgggtgacatgtctggtgaatatgcaggccatggaagaactgggacattttcagcttccaggaattgtgtgcaGATCCTTGCGACTtgaggccgtgcattatcatgctgaatgagATGTTGGCGGCAGATGaacggcacgacaatgggcctcaggatctcgtcactgtatctatctgcattcaaattgccttcaataaaatgcaattgtgttcgtagcttatgcctgcccataccacaacgttgacatcagcacacCCCTCGCCCACataacgccatacacgtggtttGCAGGTGttaggccggttggacgtattgccaaattctctaaaacaacgttggtaggtggcttatggtagagatatgaaaatgacattttctggcaacaactctggtggacattcctgcagtcagcatgccaattgcacgctctgtCAATACTTGAGTCATCtgcggcattgtgttgtgtgacaaaaccgcacattttagtgtggccgtttattgtccctagcacaaggtgcacctgtgtaattgtCATACAGTTTAATCAGATTGTTGATCAATCCGCAGCTTTTTATGCacatagaacatttctgggatcttttatttcagctcatgaaaccaacactttacatattgcatttatatatttttgttgagtGTAGCATTTAGTCAATAAAATAGGCTCTGTGGACCaatgtgtcagcgtgcatgcgcccggcccgccacacgAGTCGCTCGAGCGTGattggacaaggacatcccagccttAGACCACCACCACTCGAGGCTCTTAACAAAACTCCCCCAGTCAGAAGATCCTATCGTCAATAGGCGCTCAAGCAGTTAGCGTCTGTGAATGGTGGTAGCTCCTGCACTATGTGCCGTTCAGGCTCAGACAAGGCTGCTTACATTATGACAGGTTGTACGATACTCTATCATACTTACAGGTAATACACACGAGAGTACACCTATAGCTAGTTAAATATAACTAAAAGTATAACAAGTACTAAACAAAAATGAGTAGAAAGATCATTCACCTTTTGAAGTCGAGCTTTATCCCTTTGTCTGATGCCTTGACCTCCTTCAGCCAATCACGCAGCGTGACATCACTGTCGGTCTCAGGAGGATGAGCCATGATTGGCTCTTTAGGGTCGTTACTCCTCAGAAGTATGTCTGCCTCTATCATGTGGGCGGAGCCTTGGTGTATGGATAGGAAATACAGAATGAGCAAACGAATTGATGCACTGCATCTTCACAACCAGATAACTCACTGGGTTACATTGTGGACAGGTCACTTATGTATTTCAAATAGAGTCCCAACTTTCCACAGAATGATATAACATCTCTATAGGAATAATGGGCCCGTGTAAAGACAGGCAGCTTAGGGCCTACATCACGAATACGACCATATCCACTATGAATTGTtggttaactctctccatccAAGGTGGTCCTTACTCTGTAGTGCCTCTGTCGTCTTGTTCTTGCTGTTGGCAGCATGGGCCCATTCAATATCTGCTGCATCCTTAACCTGTATCTTCCCCTGGCTGAGAAAATACTCCAGAGTCTGGTCAGTCATCAGTTCTGGACTGGACAGGAAATATGGGTTGTCACTAATTAGTTACAGCCACAAAATTAAAATGGGCTATatcgtaaaaatgtatgaaaacaaaatGTTGCTTTTAGGTCTGAAATTTAAgcttagggttagcagtgtggttaatgttaggtttaaaatcagattttaagaagataCGTTTTCTTTACTAGGCAGGGTTTTGCCataattatgactttgtggctgtggtaactagtgacgaccggaAATTGGAGACCGAAATAGACTGGGATAATaatcacagatagaacaatgacaCAGATGTTTCACCTAATGTATAAATGCGAAGCATCctgttggcgtttccactcacaaCCAAATATGGTGGTGAAAGGAAGCACAGTGgctggcagtgggagaagattgAAGGAGATGGATTCatcaatgaaacatttgatctcaatacagttttctgtttccaaaactagaaTGTTACAAAaagagtggactaagttttgtagactttaccctttgccaaaaGTTGTGAAGAATAGCATTGTTTAGGAGTGAAAAGGGGCAAATTGAGTTATTGTACATGCGCActtcagagtaggcgttccctaacggaaatatgctaATTACATCCTAGAACGCGACAAGGCTCTCGcaagctcgtgcttggctctgcacACCTTGCTTTATTTCCTCCAATCGGAAACAAGCTGTGGTCTATCTTGAGTTAGTTATACAAAAATCGTTGATACAACTGTGGCTAGCTAGCTCTAGTGATTTTATACTTCTATATACAATCTGTCAATACTGTCAGCTATTAACATAGCTATCTACTGTTACATGCCTGTGTAACAGTAATGCTGGACACTTGGCAACTATAGTAAGTGCAATCATAGTCAGAGAGTAAGTTAATGCGTTTAGAGAACGTTAGCATGCTAGCCTACCTGTGGATATCTCTGGCGTTTTATTCTCTAAATTCCAGACGACACACAGTACAAAGCTGCACGTCAATATAAGAACAATAACTCGTGCACGAAATAAACGGATTAAACTTGGGCTATTTAAAACAGCCATTAAATATGGCAAAAATGCATGTGAAATACTGCGTTAAGCAAAACTGATTTTGTTCAAAGGTGCGCTTCCGTCTTCTTCTATGATGTAATGGCGGTCCGCAAACCAACGTTTCAGGTGCATGCCGCCACCTGCTGTGCTGGAGTGTGTGGTCAATCTCGGTTTATACAACATTTCTAAATCCTCCAGATCTGCCAAGACTCGAGGctggaatcactgccaaaggtgcttcaacaaagtactgagtctgaatacttatgtcaatgtgatttcagttttttattttttgtaataaattagcaaaaatttctaaaaacctgtttttgctttgtcattatggggtattgtgtgtagattgatgagaggggaGAAAAAGGATTGAAtctatttttagaataaggctgtaatgtaacaaaaagtggaaaaaagtcaaggggtcagaatactttccgaatgcaccgtataatggggcggcagggtagcctaatggttagagtgttggactagtaaccgaaaggttgcaagtttaaatccccgagctgacaaggtacaaatctgttgttctgcccctgaacaggcagttaacccactgttcctaggccgtcattgaaaataagaatttgttcttaactgacttgcctagttaaataaaggtaaaaaaaaaaaagttgtttgAGCTCTGCTGGTTGCCTTTTTGTCATGGCAACGGGAcaacaaatcttgctgctgtgactgcACACTGGTTTTTCACCTAACAGATATGGGAGGTTATCAGTGTTTGATTTGTgtgatctgtgggaaatatgtCTCTGATACATTTGACCTTTCTCTCCCCAGATACTGCTGATCTCCAGCACCATGGTTACCCCTACAGTTTATACACACACAGCTTTCACCACAGATACTACACaatcctttgtctcatgccctcctgcacacttctcacatctaggaatCTCCCCAATCAGCTGTCCGTGTTTTGGTTGCATTGGATTGTGGGATTTGATAACTAAGAATCCTGCTTTTATGAGTTTGAACAGTCATAGGGCTCGTTCGAGTGGGTCAATTTTGTCATGTCActttcaaagtgtgttgcattatTGGGGATAAAAATGGTCCGACTGCATGAACTTTACAGAAATCATGAGATCAAGGATAATTTAGTTGACTGCAGTTAGAGGTCAAGGGTCATGTATGAGAGCATCAAATCCGTGATGCATTGTGTTTAAATTGTGACTTTCGGCTATCGCAGATACACCTCCCCGACTTCACTGCTCGACTTTCGTCGACAGCCGGTTGATTTCGCCTTACAGCTTAAACGCGCCCTGTGGCTTGAAAGGAGGGAGAGGCTATATGTGTAATTGTGTAATCAGGGACATTCTACACACAGCAACATAACTCTAAACAATTCCACTTCAATATTTTGACCATAACATTTTATAAGTGGATACATAAAAACATGTTATCAGAGCTCAGGAAATATTCAGAGCAAGAGGTTTAGCAAAATGCAAAGCATTCAGTCACTTTCTATCAATTGTAATGTGCTAAGAATTATTCATATAAAATGCAATCACAATGGCTACACAGAGGCCGATATATTGACGTAAAACCAGACTTATACAGGACCAGATTTGTTCCAAGATCAGTCAGATGCACAGCGGCAGTGCTTGAATTGGGCTGGTACACATCGGTACGGAGTGCAGGCACATCTAATTTTGTCCTAGAGTACCGGCACCTCTTACAGAACATTACCTCTAATATATAATGAATACCTTTCACTTAAATATCATGAGTATCGGCACCCAAAATGAGTGCTGGCACACGTTTCATTCCACTTCAAGCACGGCACCGCAGCAAGAAGGCCAGGTAGGATCACTTTGTGATGACAAACAACTCATAGTAGGGTGACCAGAtggtcctctcttccccctctctccatgggTGACTGCCCCAGAGAAAGGCCCTGTATCTGGAGGTTGGATGCTTCCGTCTCAGCCTCTTGGATCTCGGAGGGCTGGAGGTCTGTGGTGTCTGATTCTGATGATAACGCCCCACCACGACACTGGTCCGCTCCTGCCCTCTCCTGGACATGGTTGGAACTGCAGACGCTTGTGCCTGCATGGTTGGACttgcatgtgtctgtctctgaaGAACAGTGTGGTGGTGATGTGACCTGTGTCTGCAGCATATTGTCTGTCTTCAACCGTCTCTCTAGTTCCTCTGTGTTGCGGGCTAGCATGAAGCTAACCTTCCTCTGGTGAGCAAGAGCTTCTTCCTTATCACTCAGCTACACAGGGAGAgataaggaggatgggatggagagagacaatggAGAAcaaagaaggaaggagagagagcgagagagaaagaaagagagatggagacagacagagaaaacaaaaagataattacttgacacattggaaagaattaacaaaaaaactgagcaaactagaatgctatttggcagagagtacaagatttgtgacctgttgccacaagaaaggggcaaccagtgaagaataaacgccattgtaaatacaacccatattcatATTTATTTTCCGTTTTGTACtctaactatttgcacatcgttacaacactgtatatagacataatatgatatATGAAATATCTCTTTTGGatcttctgtgagtgtaatgtttactgttaatctttatggtttatttcacttttgtttattatctacttcacttgctttggccatgtaaacatatgttccccatgccaataaagccccttgaattgaaagaTAAAtattaaaagagagagagggatcagtgGGTGGGAACGAAAAGCCAGATAACATTTTGAAACGTTTGCAATATTACTTGAACTTCTAGGAATATAAACAAATGTATCTATCCACATGTACAGGAAATATTCAGGGCCCTaagtatactgtattagggtgtggctacagtacagtatactgtattagggtgtggctacagtacagtatactgtattagggtgtggctacagtacagtatactgtattagggtgtggctacagtacagtatactgtattagggtgtggctacagtacagtatactgtattagggtgtggctacagtacagtatactgtattagggtgtggctacagtacagtatactgtattagggtgtggctacagtacagtatactgtattagggtgtggatacagtatactgtattagggtgtggctacagtacagtatactgtattagggtgtggctacagtacagtatactgtattagggtgtggctacagtacagtatactgtattagggtgtggctacagtacagtatactgtattagggtgtggctacagtacagtatactgtattagggtgtggctacagtacagtatactgtattagggtgtggatacagtatactgtattagggtgtggctacagtacagtatactgtattagggtgtggctacagtacagtatactgtattagggtgtggctacagtacagtatactgtattagggtgtggctacagtacagtatactgtattagggtgtggctacagtacagtatactgtattagggtgtggctacagtacagtatactgtattagggtgtggctacagtacagtatactgtattagggtgtggctacagtacagtatactgtattagggtgtggatacagtatactgtattagggtgtggctacagtacagtatactgtattagggtgtggctacagtacagtatactgtattagggtgtggctacagtacagtatactgtattagggtgtggatacagtatactgtattagggtgtggctacagtacagtatactgtattagggtgtggctacagtacagtatactgtattatactgtattagggtgtggctacagtacagtatactgtattagggtgtggctacagtacagtatactgtattagggtgtggctacagtacagtatactgtattaggggtgtacaggctacagtacagtatactgtattagggtgtggatacagtatactgtattagggtgtggctacagtacagtatactgtattagggtgtggctacagtacagtatactgtattagggtgtggctacagtacagtatactgtattagggtgtggctacagtacagtatactgtattagggtgtggctacagtacagtatactgtattagggtgtggctacagtacagtatactgtattagggtgtggctacagtacagtatactgtattagggtgtggctacagtacagtatactgtattagggtgtggctacagtacagtatactgtattagggtgtggctacagtacagtatactgtattagggtgtggctacagtacagtatactgtattagggtgtggctacagtacagtatactgtattatactacagtatactgtattagggtgtggctacagtacagtatactgtattagtacagtatactgtattagggtgtggctacagtacagtatactgtattagggtgtggctacagtacagtatactgtattaggaTACAGTATACtgtggctacagtacagtatactgtattagggtgggctacagtatacagtatactgtattagggtgtggctacagtacagtatactgtattagggtgtggctacagtacagtatactgtattaggtgtggctacagtacagtatactgtattagggtgtggtacagtacagtatactgtattagggtgtggctacagtacagtatactgtattagggtgtggctacagtacagtatactgtattagggtgtggctacagtacagtatactgtattagggtgtggctacagtacagtatactgtattagggtgtggctacagtacagtatactgtattagggtgtggctacagtacagtatactgtattattacagtatactgtattagggtgtggctacagtacagtatactgtattagggtgtggctacagtacagtatactgtattagggtgtggctacagtacagtatactgtattagggtgtggctacagtacagtatactgtattagggtgtggctacagtacagtatactgtattagggtgtggctacagtacagtatactgtattagggtgtggctacagtacagtatactgtattagggtgtggctacagtacagtatacagtatactgtattagggtgtggctacagtacagtatactgtattagggtgtggctacagtacagtatactgtattagggtgtggctacagtacagtatactgtattagggtgtggctacagtacagtatactgtattagggtgtggctacagtacagtatactgtattagggtgtggctacagtacagtatactgtattagggtgtatacagtacagtatactgtattagggtgtggctacagtacagtatactgtattaggtgtggctacagtacagtatactgtattagggtgtggctacagtacagtatactgtattagggtgtggctacagtacagtatactgtattagggtgtggctacagtacagtatactgtattagggtgtggctacagtacagtatactgtattagggtgtggctacagtacagtatactgtattagggtgtggctacagtacagtatactgtattagggtgtggctacagtacagtatactgtattagggtgtggctacagtacagtatactgtattagggtgtggctacagtacagtatactgtattagggtgtggctacagtacagtatactgtattagggtgtggctacagtacagtatactgtattagggtgtggctacagtacagtatactgtattaggtgtggctacagtacagtatactgtattagggtgtggctacagtacagtatactgtattagggtgtggctacagtacagtatactgtattagggtgtggctacagtacagtatactgtattagggtgtggctacagtacagtatactgtattaggggtgtggctacagtacagtatactgtattagggctacagtacagtatactgtattacatacagtataatgtattagGGTGTggatacagtatactgtattagggtgtgagtacagtatactgtattagggtgtggtacagtacagtatactgtattagggtgtgtacagtatactgtattagggtgtacagtacagtatactgtattagggtgtggctacagtacagtatactgtattagggtgtggtacagtatactgtattagggtgtgggctacagtacagtatactgtattagggtgtggctacagtacagtatactgtattagggtgtggctacagtacagtatactgtattagggtgtggctacagtacagtatactgtattagggtgttgctacagtacagtatactgtattagggtgtgctacagtacagtatactgtattagggtgtggctacagtacagtatactgtattagggtgtggctacagtacagtatactgtattagggtgtggctacagtacagtatactgtattagggtgtggctacagtacagtatactgtattagggtgtggctacagtacagtatactgtattagggtgtggctacagtacagtatactgtattagggtgtggctacagtacagtatactgtattagggtgtggctacagtacagtatactgtattagggtgtggctacagtacagtatactgtattagggtatacagtataatgtattagGGTGTggatacagtatactgtattagggtgtgagtacagtatactgtattagggtgtgggtacagtacagtatactgtattagggtgtggctacagtatactgtattagggtgtgggtacagtatactgtattagggtgtggctacagtacagtacactgtattAGGAtgtggatacagtacagtatactgtattagggtgtgggtacagtatactgtattagggtgtgggtacagtacagtatactgtattagggtgtggatacagtacagtatactgtattagggtgtggatacagtacagtatactgtattagggtgtggctacagtacagtatactgtattagggtgtggctacagtacagtatactgtattagggtgtggctacagtacagtatactgtattagggtgtggctacagtacagtatactgtattagggtgtggctacagtacagtatactgtattagggtgtggctacagtacagtatactgtattagggtgtggctacagtacagtatactgtattagggtatacagtataatgtattagGGTGTggatacagtatactgtattagggtgtgagtacagtatactgtattagggtgtgggtacagtacagtatactgtattagggtgtggctacagtatactgtattagggtgtgggtacagtatactgtattagggtgtggctacagtacagtacactgtattAGGAtgtggatacagtacagtatactgtattagggtgtgggtacagtatactgtattagggtgtgggtacagtacagtatactgtattagggtgtggatacagtacagtatactgtattagggtgtggatacagtacagtatactgtattagggtgtgggtacagtatactgtattagggtgtgggtacagtacagtatactgtattagggtgtacagtatactgtattagggtgtacagtatactgtattagggtgtacagtatactgtattacaGTACAGACCAGGTCGAGGAGTTTGTGCAGAGTCTCTGTGGGGTCGTCTGTGATCTCTGTGCTGGACGGCAGCAGTCCTCTTAGTCTCTGAGCCACACTGAGAGATGCTGTCTTATCCTTGCCTGCAATACACAgatatagtcagtcagtcagtcatccattCATTGATTCATACTGTACAAACAGCCTCACTTCTGTTGTCTTAAAACACAATGTATCAGTgccttcgtaaagtattcagaccccttgactttttccacatttcgcatcaatctacacacaataccctataatgacaaagcaaaaacaaaaatatcacattgacataaatattcagaccacctactcagtattttgttgaagcaccttttttcagcgattacagcctggagtcttcttgggtatgactctacaagcttggcacacctttatttggggagtttctcacattcttctctgcagatcctctcaagctctgtcaggttagatggggagcgtcgctgcacagctattttcacgtctctacagagatgtttgtttgggttcaagtccaggctctggctgggccactca includes:
- the fam151b gene encoding protein FAM151B — encoded protein: MAVLNSPSLIRLFRARVIVLILTCSFVLCVVWNLENKTPEISTELMTDQTLEYFLSQGKIQVKDAADIEWAHAANSKNKTTEALQSSAHMIEADILLRSNDPKEPIMAHPPETDSDVTLRDWLKEVKASDKGIKLDFKSLAAVAPSMVLLDEVRAELRGPVWINADILPGPGGKATPLDPKVFLEAAVTPGSHGDVLSLGWTTGWTADTHNPGYSWEMVREMEAVCRTLRHPVTFPVRAALLAQSFSQLQWLLQQSDRYSLTIWTGHTDVFVVKDLLPYRSDIDKTRIYYDLLDSQRTQLRGLTGY